Proteins co-encoded in one Natronorubrum daqingense genomic window:
- a CDS encoding DUF1059 domain-containing protein, whose translation MTYQFECSTGPCQFLIRSSSAEEVERLVRAHVRMTHNGRIDPADLEREVERVEAA comes from the coding sequence GTGACCTACCAGTTCGAGTGTTCGACGGGGCCCTGCCAGTTCCTGATTCGCTCGAGCAGCGCCGAGGAGGTCGAACGGCTGGTGCGAGCGCACGTTCGGATGACCCACAACGGGCGAATCGATCCGGCCGACCTCGAGCGCGAAGTCGAACGAGTCGAGGCGGCGTGA
- a CDS encoding ORC1-type DNA replication protein has protein sequence MVDDPDGEMLSWDESVFKNEHVFEIDYLPETFKHRESQTQGLTYALRPAVRGSRPLNVMVRGPPGTGKTTSIQKLFDEVGAQTSDVRTIRVNCQVNATRYSVFSRLFEGTFDYEPPSSGISFKKLFGQIAEKLVEEDRVLVVALDDVNYLFYENEASDTLYSLLRAHEEYPGAKIGVIVVSSDPALDVIDELDSRVQSVFRPEDVYFPVYGQSEIVDILSERVERGFHDGVIARETLEYVADLTAESGDLRVGIDLLRRAGLNAEMRASRTVEREDVESAYEKSKYINLSRSLSGLADTERALLEVIANNDGEQAGSVYETFHERTDLGYTRYSEIVNKLDQLGLIDADYADVDGRGRSRSLSLSYEKDAVLDRLE, from the coding sequence ATGGTGGACGACCCCGACGGGGAGATGTTGTCGTGGGACGAATCCGTGTTCAAGAACGAACACGTCTTCGAAATCGACTATCTTCCCGAGACGTTCAAACACCGCGAGAGCCAGACACAGGGCCTAACGTATGCGCTCCGGCCAGCGGTGCGCGGGTCGCGACCGCTCAACGTGATGGTCCGTGGACCGCCCGGAACCGGGAAGACGACCTCGATTCAGAAACTCTTCGACGAGGTCGGTGCCCAGACCAGCGACGTGCGAACGATTCGCGTCAATTGTCAGGTCAACGCGACGCGCTACTCGGTGTTCTCGAGGCTGTTCGAAGGGACGTTCGACTACGAACCGCCGTCGTCGGGCATCTCCTTCAAGAAGCTCTTCGGGCAGATTGCCGAGAAGCTCGTCGAGGAAGACCGCGTGCTCGTCGTCGCCTTAGACGACGTCAACTACCTCTTTTACGAAAACGAGGCCTCGGATACGCTGTACTCGCTCCTGCGAGCCCACGAGGAGTATCCCGGTGCGAAGATCGGTGTCATCGTCGTCTCCTCCGATCCCGCACTCGACGTGATCGACGAACTCGACTCGAGAGTCCAGAGCGTCTTCCGGCCTGAGGACGTCTACTTCCCCGTCTACGGCCAATCCGAAATCGTCGATATCCTCTCCGAACGCGTCGAACGCGGCTTCCACGACGGCGTGATCGCCCGCGAGACCCTCGAGTACGTCGCCGACCTCACCGCCGAAAGCGGCGACCTTCGCGTCGGCATCGACCTGTTGCGACGGGCCGGCCTCAACGCCGAAATGCGTGCCAGTCGCACCGTCGAGCGCGAAGACGTGGAGTCGGCCTACGAGAAATCCAAGTACATCAATCTCTCGCGAAGCCTCTCGGGGCTCGCCGACACCGAACGAGCCTTGCTCGAGGTCATCGCCAACAACGACGGCGAGCAAGCCGGGAGCGTCTACGAGACGTTTCACGAGCGAACCGATCTCGGCTACACGCGTTACTCCGAAATCGTCAACAAACTCGATCAACTCGGCCTGATCGACGCCGACTACGCCGACGTCGACGGCCGCGGTCGCTCGCGGTCGCTTTCGCTATCCTACGAGAAAGACGCCGTCTTAGACCGTCTCGAGTGA
- a CDS encoding saccharopine dehydrogenase family protein, which produces MTVLIYGSYGFVGSLIAEEAIERGLDPILAGRDREKLREQVDDLEQPGRRFALEDPRIVAEALADVDCVLNCAGPFSNTADPLVQGCLESGADYVDITGEIPVIESIRGRDAEADDAGVTLLPSAALSTVPMDCLAAHLADRLPEATTLALGVDSFRVPSVGTVRTVIEGADDGGAIRRGGELEDVPTVWRTREIDFGRGARPAITMPMGDVSVAHYTTGIPNVEMYAVMPEPARTALKLHRVLAPILSASPVQLTLKLLAGIREGPSKRARERGSAYIWGEASTDGDETIVSRLRTPDPYVVTTDAAVTVTERVLAGDAADGFQTPAGAFGPEFVLDLEGVKGFFDESTPEASSPVNPLLR; this is translated from the coding sequence ATGACGGTCCTGATATACGGCTCGTACGGATTCGTCGGATCGCTGATCGCGGAAGAAGCGATCGAGCGCGGACTAGACCCGATACTGGCCGGTCGTGATCGCGAAAAGCTTCGCGAGCAGGTCGACGACCTCGAGCAACCGGGCCGACGCTTCGCGCTCGAGGATCCCCGAATCGTCGCCGAGGCGCTCGCAGACGTCGACTGCGTGTTGAACTGCGCCGGCCCCTTCTCGAACACCGCAGACCCGCTCGTCCAGGGCTGTCTCGAGAGCGGAGCGGACTACGTCGACATCACGGGCGAGATTCCCGTCATCGAATCGATTCGGGGCCGAGATGCAGAGGCGGATGACGCCGGCGTCACGCTCCTCCCGTCGGCCGCGCTCTCGACGGTCCCGATGGACTGTCTCGCCGCCCACCTCGCCGACAGGTTGCCCGAGGCGACGACGCTCGCGCTGGGCGTCGACTCGTTCCGCGTGCCGTCGGTCGGGACGGTTCGAACGGTCATCGAAGGTGCCGACGACGGCGGAGCGATCCGTCGGGGCGGGGAACTCGAGGACGTCCCGACGGTCTGGCGCACCCGCGAAATCGACTTCGGTCGCGGAGCGCGACCGGCGATCACGATGCCGATGGGGGACGTCTCGGTCGCCCACTACACGACCGGGATTCCGAACGTCGAGATGTACGCGGTGATGCCCGAGCCCGCCAGGACGGCCCTCAAACTCCACCGCGTTCTCGCGCCGATACTTTCGGCTTCGCCCGTTCAGTTGACGCTGAAGCTGCTCGCTGGAATTCGTGAGGGGCCGTCCAAGCGGGCACGCGAACGCGGGTCGGCCTACATCTGGGGCGAGGCTAGCACCGACGGCGACGAAACGATCGTCTCTCGCCTCCGGACGCCGGATCCCTACGTCGTGACCACCGATGCGGCCGTGACAGTGACGGAGCGGGTGCTCGCAGGCGATGCTGCGGACGGCTTCCAGACGCCCGCGGGAGCGTTCGGTCCCGAGTTCGTCCTCGATCTCGAGGGCGTCAAGGGCTTTTTCGACGAGTCGACGCCTGAGGCGTCGTCGCCGGTGAATCCGTTGCTTCGATAG